Proteins from one Sphingomonas sp. HF-S4 genomic window:
- a CDS encoding TonB-dependent receptor domain-containing protein, whose protein sequence is MARSVTVKSGRSIWLAGCALVVAGAAPAWAQETAPQEAPAEEEIVVSGSRIDRPGFESPSPLTRLSSEELSVASRANIGAALADLPQFKAGQSPQTSGTNAQAGRFPVDLRGLGATRTLVLLDGRRFSSDNDLSTIPSVLVKNIDIVTGGASAAWGSGAVAGVVNIQLDDNLTGVRLGAEGGISTYGDAAQYRFEGAAGFKFAGGRGHFMIGGEYLQNDGLMQKTARENTGRWVTLSNPDGTQTLTPYVGLANAFVGGIITSGVLRNQGFNPDGTLRTLNLGTVNGANMIGGESPSDDDRSPLITPQKRVAGMARASYEVFDDVKLVAELRYSRYWGDYTWFGDHNRGNITIRNDNAFLRQEIKDRLAAANQTSFTMGRYNSDLSYSSIDLEREAIQGTVALEGRSGDGKWRYGAYYSHGQSTNNIDTPGFRLTANFANAVDSVISPTTGQPICRVTLTNPNSGCVPLNLFGNGAPSAAAIDYVTGTPTSRATTKLDTVGASIRGEPLDLWAGPISIALGVEGRWESVDSRAGDLDRAGAFTTFSFGGLSGRDSVKEAFGEILIPLVRDIPVLRKLEINGAARYSDYRNSGGIWSWKLGATNEFLPGVIGRVTRSRDIRAPSLSELYSTQTISYVNVSDPVKNVSGQTLVNGGGNPNLLPELADTWTAGVTASPMRGLTASLDYFDITINKVIASIGAQDLVTRCFNGNAELCARVFRDSAGNLIRVQSNSVNLTQYKTNGVDGEIAYTLPLNDVGSQRMNFRVIGTWVNSLTTYDGITRVEYVDNTSYAFVNGMPSWRVNGSVGYADSNLSGLIRARYISPGYYNRNLRITNNRVSAYTYIDLQLNAKIPTSGGPQMEIYANVSNLFDKDPPIASAFSPFYDTVGRFMTIGTRIKF, encoded by the coding sequence ATGGCACGTTCCGTCACCGTCAAATCCGGCCGCTCCATTTGGCTCGCCGGCTGCGCGCTCGTCGTTGCGGGCGCCGCGCCCGCCTGGGCCCAGGAGACCGCGCCGCAAGAGGCACCGGCCGAGGAGGAGATCGTCGTCTCGGGATCGCGCATCGACCGCCCCGGCTTCGAATCGCCTAGTCCCCTCACCCGCCTCAGCAGCGAGGAACTGAGCGTCGCCAGCCGCGCCAATATCGGCGCCGCGCTTGCCGATCTGCCGCAGTTCAAGGCGGGCCAATCGCCGCAGACTTCGGGCACCAACGCCCAGGCGGGCCGCTTCCCGGTCGACCTGCGTGGCCTCGGCGCGACGCGCACACTGGTGCTGCTCGACGGCCGCCGCTTCTCGAGCGACAACGACCTCAGCACCATTCCCTCGGTGCTGGTCAAGAATATCGACATCGTCACCGGCGGCGCCTCGGCGGCTTGGGGCTCGGGCGCGGTCGCGGGCGTGGTCAACATCCAGCTCGACGACAACCTCACCGGCGTTCGGCTTGGTGCCGAGGGCGGCATCTCGACCTATGGCGACGCCGCGCAATATCGCTTCGAAGGCGCCGCCGGGTTCAAGTTCGCCGGCGGGCGCGGCCACTTCATGATCGGCGGCGAATATCTGCAGAATGACGGGCTGATGCAGAAGACCGCACGCGAGAACACCGGCCGCTGGGTGACGCTGTCCAACCCCGATGGCACGCAGACGCTGACCCCCTATGTCGGCCTCGCCAATGCATTCGTCGGTGGCATCATCACCTCGGGCGTGCTGCGCAACCAGGGCTTCAACCCCGACGGCACGCTGCGCACGCTCAATCTCGGTACGGTGAACGGCGCCAACATGATCGGCGGCGAGTCCCCCTCCGACGATGACCGCAGCCCGCTGATCACGCCGCAGAAGCGCGTCGCCGGCATGGCGCGCGCCTCGTACGAAGTGTTCGACGACGTCAAGCTCGTCGCCGAGCTGCGCTACTCGCGCTACTGGGGCGACTACACCTGGTTCGGCGACCATAATCGCGGCAACATCACGATCCGCAACGACAACGCCTTCCTGCGCCAGGAGATCAAGGATCGCCTCGCCGCCGCCAACCAGACCAGCTTCACCATGGGCCGCTACAATTCGGACCTGTCCTACTCGAGCATCGATCTCGAGCGGGAGGCGATCCAGGGCACCGTCGCGCTCGAAGGCCGCAGCGGCGACGGCAAGTGGCGCTACGGCGCCTATTACAGCCACGGCCAGTCGACCAACAACATCGACACTCCTGGCTTCCGCCTGACCGCAAACTTCGCCAACGCCGTCGATTCGGTGATCAGCCCGACCACCGGCCAGCCGATCTGCCGCGTCACGCTGACCAATCCGAACAGCGGCTGCGTGCCGCTCAACCTGTTCGGCAACGGCGCGCCCTCGGCTGCCGCGATCGACTATGTGACCGGCACGCCGACGTCGCGCGCCACCACCAAGCTCGACACGGTCGGCGCCAGCATCCGCGGCGAGCCGTTGGACCTCTGGGCAGGACCGATCTCGATCGCGCTCGGCGTCGAGGGCCGCTGGGAAAGCGTCGACTCGCGCGCAGGCGATCTCGATCGCGCCGGCGCCTTCACCACCTTCTCGTTCGGCGGGCTCTCGGGCCGGGACTCGGTCAAGGAAGCGTTCGGCGAGATCCTGATCCCGCTGGTCCGCGACATTCCGGTGCTGCGCAAGCTCGAGATCAATGGCGCCGCGCGCTATTCGGACTATCGCAACAGCGGCGGCATCTGGTCGTGGAAGCTCGGTGCCACCAACGAGTTCCTGCCCGGCGTGATCGGCCGCGTCACCCGCTCGCGCGACATCCGCGCACCTAGCCTGAGCGAGCTCTACTCGACCCAGACGATCAGCTACGTCAACGTCTCCGATCCGGTGAAGAACGTCAGCGGCCAGACGCTGGTCAATGGCGGCGGCAATCCGAATCTGCTCCCCGAACTTGCCGACACCTGGACCGCCGGCGTTACTGCTTCGCCGATGCGCGGGCTCACTGCCTCGCTCGACTATTTCGACATCACCATCAACAAGGTGATCGCGTCGATCGGCGCGCAGGACCTCGTCACGCGCTGCTTCAACGGCAACGCAGAGCTGTGCGCACGCGTGTTCCGCGACAGCGCCGGCAACCTGATCCGGGTCCAGTCCAACTCGGTCAATCTGACGCAGTACAAGACCAACGGCGTGGACGGCGAAATCGCCTATACGCTGCCGCTCAACGATGTCGGCAGCCAGCGGATGAACTTCCGTGTGATCGGCACCTGGGTGAACAGCCTGACCACCTATGACGGCATCACTCGCGTCGAATATGTCGACAACACCAGCTACGCCTTCGTCAACGGCATGCCGTCGTGGCGGGTCAACGGCAGCGTCGGCTATGCGGACAGCAACCTCAGCGGCTTGATCCGCGCGCGCTACATCTCGCCGGGCTATTACAACCGCAATTTGCGCATCACAAACAACCGCGTTTCGGCCTACACCTACATCGATCTCCAGCTGAACGCGAAGATCCCGACGAGCGGGGGTCCCCAGATGGAAATCTACGCCAACGTCTCGAACCTGTTCGACAAGGATCCGCCGATCGCGTCGGCCTTCTCGCCCTTCTACGACACGGTGGGCCGGTTCATGACCATCGGCACCCGCATCAAGTTCTGA
- a CDS encoding amidase, which produces MQSESPTFTRRTLLGVPAAAAATHLIASPAPAAPSLPLPPASEITALGATDLAAAIRRRDLSSREVMTAHLAQIDRLNPRFNAIVSRVPADQLLEAAAASDEDAAKGRFRGPLHGFPHAVKDTAPTRGIRSTQGSPLLRDNIPAADSLVVSRMRDAGAIFIGKSNVPEFALGSHSYNPLFGVTRNAWNPEVSAGGSTGGGAVALALRMVPLADGSDFGGSLRNPAGWNNVFGFRPSFGRVPSVPSSDVFGQTFATSGPMARSVSDLALLLSVQAGQDARSPFSLPDDPARFAGSLDREWKGGRIGWLGDLQGGLAMEPGVLETCVKALSAFRAIGMTVEAAKLSLTAEEMWRIAVTLRHWSVGADLMGFYKDPAKRERMKPEAIWEVEGYLALSARQVAEASEGRARIYQAFRTLFETYDFLVLPTAQVFPFDVETLWPKQVAGRAMDSYHRWMEVTLPATMAGLPTLAVPAGFGGARKLPIGLQLIGPNHADLAVLQVGHAYEQASPWIHKAVPTALRANSR; this is translated from the coding sequence ATGCAGAGCGAGTCTCCGACCTTCACCAGGCGCACGCTTCTCGGCGTGCCCGCCGCCGCGGCGGCCACCCATCTGATCGCATCGCCGGCCCCGGCCGCGCCGTCGCTGCCGCTTCCGCCGGCCTCGGAGATCACGGCGCTCGGCGCCACCGATCTGGCCGCTGCGATCCGCCGGCGCGATCTGTCGTCGCGCGAAGTGATGACGGCGCACCTCGCCCAGATCGACCGACTTAATCCGCGCTTCAATGCGATCGTCTCGCGCGTCCCGGCGGACCAACTCCTTGAGGCGGCCGCCGCAAGTGACGAGGATGCCGCGAAGGGCCGCTTCCGCGGACCGCTCCACGGCTTCCCGCACGCCGTGAAGGATACCGCGCCGACGCGCGGCATCCGCTCGACCCAGGGTTCGCCGCTGCTGCGCGACAATATTCCGGCCGCCGATTCGCTGGTCGTATCGCGGATGCGCGACGCGGGCGCGATCTTCATCGGCAAGAGCAACGTGCCCGAATTCGCGCTGGGCTCGCATAGCTACAACCCGTTGTTCGGCGTCACCCGCAACGCCTGGAACCCCGAAGTGTCCGCGGGCGGCAGCACCGGCGGCGGCGCCGTGGCGCTGGCGCTGCGCATGGTCCCGCTCGCCGACGGCAGTGACTTCGGCGGGTCGCTGCGCAATCCGGCGGGGTGGAACAACGTGTTCGGCTTCCGCCCGTCGTTCGGACGCGTGCCGTCGGTGCCGTCGAGCGACGTGTTCGGCCAAACCTTCGCGACCTCGGGCCCGATGGCGCGCAGCGTCAGCGACCTTGCGCTATTGCTCTCGGTGCAGGCGGGACAGGATGCCCGTTCGCCTTTCTCGTTGCCCGACGATCCCGCGCGCTTTGCTGGATCGCTCGACCGAGAATGGAAAGGCGGCCGCATCGGCTGGCTGGGCGACTTGCAGGGCGGGCTGGCGATGGAGCCGGGCGTGCTTGAGACGTGCGTCAAAGCGCTATCGGCGTTTCGCGCGATCGGCATGACGGTGGAGGCGGCAAAGCTGTCGCTCACCGCCGAGGAGATGTGGCGCATCGCGGTCACGCTGCGCCACTGGTCCGTCGGTGCCGACCTGATGGGGTTCTACAAGGATCCCGCCAAGCGCGAGCGGATGAAGCCCGAGGCGATCTGGGAAGTCGAAGGCTATCTGGCGCTCAGCGCCCGGCAGGTCGCCGAGGCCTCCGAAGGGCGCGCGCGCATCTACCAGGCGTTCCGCACGCTTTTCGAGACCTATGATTTCCTGGTGCTTCCGACCGCGCAGGTCTTCCCGTTCGACGTGGAAACGCTCTGGCCCAAGCAAGTCGCCGGGCGCGCGATGGACAGTTATCACCGCTGGATGGAAGTGACGCTGCCCGCGACGATGGCGGGGCTGCCGACGCTTGCCGTGCCCGCCGGGTTCGGCGGCGCGCGCAAGCTGCCGATCGGCCTCCAGCTGATTGGCCCGAACCATGCCGATCTCGCCGTGCTCCAGGTCGGGCATGCCTATGAGCAGGCCTCGCCCTGGATCCACAAGGCGGTGCCGACGGCATTGCGGGCGAATTCGCGCTAG
- a CDS encoding RNA polymerase sigma factor → MIPYEGTIRAWLARARVSEEDVDDIVQEGCCRLAALDNVDHIARPGAYFFSIFRNLLLQRIKRCRIVSIDMIAEIETFAIDDRPSPEREAAGRLDYARLRTIMAGLPDRCRRIVEMLPAEADEDTPAAPHTRRRFLIGGSAANLKLSLDLRNLFDSYRRVALRDGSVPLGYRRDEIDPLGRTLRLTVRKRF, encoded by the coding sequence GTGATCCCGTACGAAGGTACGATACGGGCCTGGCTCGCGCGCGCCCGCGTATCGGAGGAGGACGTCGATGATATCGTTCAGGAAGGCTGTTGCCGTCTCGCCGCGCTCGACAACGTCGATCACATCGCACGCCCAGGCGCCTATTTCTTCTCGATCTTCCGCAACCTGCTGCTCCAGCGGATCAAGCGCTGCCGGATCGTCTCGATCGACATGATCGCCGAGATCGAAACCTTTGCGATCGACGACCGTCCGTCTCCCGAGCGCGAGGCGGCGGGCCGGCTCGACTATGCGCGGCTGCGCACGATCATGGCGGGGCTTCCCGACCGCTGCCGCCGCATCGTCGAGATGCTGCCCGCGGAAGCGGACGAGGATACGCCCGCCGCGCCGCACACACGGCGGCGTTTCCTGATCGGCGGCAGCGCGGCGAACCTGAAATTGTCGCTCGACCTGCGCAATCTGTTCGACAGCTATCGCCGCGTGGCGTTGCGCGACGGCAGCGTCCCTCTCGGCTATCGCCGCGACGAAATCGATCCGCTGGGGCGCACATTGCGGTTGACCGTGCGGAAGCGGTTCTAG
- a CDS encoding RNA polymerase sigma factor, translating into MTKAREDLAKWVGSEILPHERDLRLWLQRRFVAATEVEDIVQECYCRLARMTDVARIAEPRAYLFTIARNIALEHRRRASVVRFESLSEMGDGQAGIDLLSPERILAARQDVGRLQSALATLSERARRIFLMRKVEGLSQKAIAEALGVTETVVENDASRSLRTVLRLMTEAEPEAAPSQAGGAHARSH; encoded by the coding sequence ATGACCAAGGCACGCGAAGACCTGGCGAAGTGGGTGGGAAGCGAGATCCTTCCGCACGAACGCGACCTGCGGCTGTGGCTGCAACGCCGCTTCGTGGCTGCGACCGAAGTGGAGGATATCGTGCAGGAATGCTATTGCAGGCTGGCACGGATGACCGATGTCGCGCGTATCGCCGAGCCCCGCGCGTATCTCTTCACCATCGCCCGCAACATCGCGTTGGAGCATCGCCGGCGCGCGTCGGTCGTGCGTTTCGAAAGCCTGTCCGAGATGGGCGATGGGCAGGCCGGAATCGACCTTCTCTCGCCCGAGCGCATCCTTGCGGCGCGGCAGGATGTCGGCCGCCTCCAGTCCGCGCTGGCGACGCTTTCCGAGCGCGCGCGCCGGATCTTCCTGATGCGCAAGGTCGAGGGGCTCAGCCAGAAGGCGATCGCCGAGGCACTCGGGGTGACCGAAACGGTGGTCGAGAACGATGCCAGCCGCAGCCTGCGCACCGTGCTGCGGCTCATGACCGAAGCGGAACCCGAAGCTGCGCCCAGCCAGGCGGGAGGCGCGCATGCACGATCGCATTGA
- a CDS encoding FecR family protein, whose translation MHDRIEQQAAEWALRHPLGRVEQAQLDDWLAQDARHDGALLRAMAGLSAIEDALVAPTAYEPVRTPTRRWLLGGGIGLAAAAASVVLAWPRLTAQHVTTGRGEIRRLPLADGSVATINSDSDLRIMLAEDRRTIDLTRGQAWFQVAKDRTRPFIVDAGIAQVRAVGTAFSVVRGKDGVQVAVTEGTVAVWPSESSGLMTILEAGQFANFKTAGGAPTIGSAPGAIERALAWRNGEVALENDSLAEAVASFNRYNQRQLVLADPSLAQEKLVGLFRLDKPENFAAMLGQSLDLDVVVTPEEIRLARKKSAGR comes from the coding sequence ATGCACGATCGCATTGAGCAGCAGGCCGCCGAATGGGCGCTGCGGCATCCGCTCGGCCGCGTGGAGCAGGCGCAGCTCGACGACTGGCTCGCGCAGGATGCGCGCCACGACGGAGCACTGCTACGCGCCATGGCGGGACTGAGCGCGATCGAGGATGCGCTTGTCGCTCCGACTGCGTACGAGCCGGTGCGCACCCCGACGCGGCGCTGGCTGCTCGGCGGCGGTATCGGGCTCGCGGCGGCCGCGGCGAGCGTGGTGCTGGCATGGCCACGGCTGACCGCCCAGCACGTCACCACCGGGCGCGGCGAAATCCGCCGGCTGCCGCTCGCCGACGGATCGGTGGCGACGATCAACTCGGACAGCGACTTGCGGATAATGCTGGCCGAAGATCGCCGCACCATCGATCTCACGCGCGGCCAGGCCTGGTTCCAGGTCGCCAAGGATCGCACCCGGCCTTTCATCGTCGATGCCGGCATCGCCCAGGTGCGCGCGGTTGGCACGGCGTTCTCGGTGGTACGCGGGAAGGATGGCGTGCAGGTCGCGGTTACCGAAGGAACCGTGGCGGTCTGGCCGTCCGAATCCTCGGGGCTGATGACGATCCTCGAGGCTGGGCAGTTCGCCAACTTCAAGACCGCGGGCGGCGCGCCTACGATCGGATCGGCGCCCGGCGCGATCGAGCGTGCGCTGGCGTGGCGCAACGGCGAGGTCGCGCTGGAGAATGACAGCCTTGCCGAGGCGGTCGCGTCGTTCAACCGCTACAACCAGCGCCAGCTCGTGCTGGCGGACCCGAGCCTGGCGCAGGAGAAGCTCGTCGGGCTGTTCAGGCTCGACAAGCCGGAGAATTTCGCGGCGATGCTCGGCCAGTCGCTCGACCTCGACGTCGTGGTGACGCCCGAGGAAATCCGGCTCGCACGAAAAAAATCGGCGGGGCGGTGA
- a CDS encoding TonB-dependent receptor, with protein sequence MATAAVICCSVTASFATAQVRQFDVAQQPAASGIPMFARQAGVEILVSGPVVDGVLVNRVRGNMDVSRALQLLLAGTDLVPIVNGSRIVLKRAEAPKRVVASVTRRPRPVQDATPAVEPADVQVEETAEPEQEIVVTGIRQSLERAARIKEDAVQVVDAIVAQDIGKFPDPTTAAALQRVPGIQVQNDSNNELSGVRIRGLADIQTTVDGREVFTTTGRGFSLVDMPAEALARVEVFKSQTADQIEGGVAGGIDLKLNKPFNFKEPALVGTARQTYATRVGKANPSLSLLATDRFDTGIGEIGVLVNGTWSHADSMRTTAFMDMRRSSGVAPLNTPGYLIPQVIQNMPDVGEVTRKQVNGAIQWQLSPSVQAYVDGFYTYFQTTAGFTGFNPQPFTNGTSMTNVVASDNCFDARVNANGTNPTISVDAQGRATLQAFTVQRMCDVKSVQFNNIVINQNSSSLRFTQEAKQVAGGLRWEQDRAKAVLDFGYQTSNSFRENVNLEAGQRVATMLLETDVDGGPRVTVPAGAPMSSANLSLRNAFNQNFTQADGSLLQARADGDYELDGLLRKVEVGIRFARREAVQRDVQSTTPIPYGNIGTGTEANARLISSLPLSPSIIGIIGELPRVNGGTSFVGIAPSYLRSEFGRNELRRLLGLPLRRPDWNPTRQFDAKETTLASYVQGNYEVPLGTLTLDGVVGVRVIKTDRDISTFRNVSGALVPVDVSTSDTDVLPTATARLKFPGGFQARLAYSRSIRRPDFGDLNPTQSLAITVNPFQLSTGSAGNATLRPQRSDSIDGTLEYYFKSGFVAVTGYYRRIKDRVVTASNQETIDGINFLISRPRNVGEAELKGIETSAQYFFDFLPGDLAGLGILGAFTIADSKIGGNDLLAGNALQGVSKYNFTIGGLYDRGKLSARVVYTYRSKYWNEDNSGGVQLRPYDPDRPLADPYLPTLLSWIRPAGRLDFSVGLDVTDALRFDIGGTNVLRNETKQYRGASWLNSKVYGDETTYTLGARVRF encoded by the coding sequence ATGGCCACGGCAGCCGTCATCTGCTGCTCGGTGACGGCATCGTTCGCGACGGCGCAGGTACGCCAGTTCGATGTCGCGCAGCAGCCCGCCGCCTCGGGCATCCCGATGTTCGCGCGCCAGGCCGGCGTCGAGATCCTCGTTTCGGGGCCGGTGGTCGACGGTGTGCTCGTCAATCGAGTCCGCGGCAACATGGACGTCTCGCGGGCGCTGCAGCTGCTGCTCGCCGGCACCGACCTGGTGCCGATCGTCAACGGCTCCCGGATCGTTCTCAAGCGCGCCGAGGCGCCCAAGCGCGTCGTCGCTTCGGTGACCCGTCGCCCGCGGCCGGTGCAGGACGCGACGCCAGCGGTCGAGCCGGCGGACGTGCAGGTCGAGGAAACCGCCGAGCCCGAGCAGGAGATCGTCGTCACCGGCATCCGCCAGTCGCTCGAGCGCGCCGCCAGGATCAAGGAAGACGCTGTCCAGGTCGTCGACGCGATCGTCGCGCAGGACATCGGCAAGTTCCCCGATCCGACCACTGCCGCAGCACTCCAGCGCGTGCCGGGCATCCAGGTCCAGAACGACAGCAACAACGAGCTCTCGGGCGTCCGCATCCGCGGCCTTGCCGATATCCAGACCACGGTCGACGGGCGCGAAGTCTTCACCACGACCGGGCGCGGGTTCAGCCTGGTCGACATGCCCGCCGAGGCGCTGGCGCGGGTAGAAGTGTTCAAGTCGCAGACCGCCGACCAGATCGAAGGCGGCGTCGCCGGTGGCATCGACCTTAAGCTCAACAAACCGTTCAACTTCAAGGAGCCCGCCCTAGTCGGCACCGCGCGCCAGACCTATGCGACGCGCGTCGGCAAGGCCAACCCCTCGCTCAGCCTGCTCGCCACTGACCGGTTCGACACCGGCATCGGTGAGATCGGCGTGCTGGTGAACGGCACCTGGTCGCACGCCGATTCGATGCGCACCACCGCGTTCATGGACATGCGCCGCAGCTCGGGCGTCGCGCCGCTCAACACGCCGGGATACCTGATCCCGCAGGTCATCCAGAACATGCCCGATGTCGGCGAAGTGACGCGGAAGCAGGTCAATGGCGCGATCCAGTGGCAGCTCAGCCCGTCGGTCCAGGCCTATGTCGACGGCTTCTACACCTATTTCCAGACGACGGCCGGCTTCACCGGGTTCAACCCGCAGCCCTTCACCAACGGCACGTCGATGACCAACGTCGTTGCGAGTGACAACTGCTTCGATGCGCGGGTCAACGCCAACGGCACCAACCCGACGATCAGCGTCGATGCGCAGGGCCGGGCGACGCTCCAGGCGTTCACCGTCCAGCGGATGTGCGACGTCAAGAGCGTCCAGTTCAACAACATCGTCATCAACCAGAACTCGTCGTCGCTACGCTTCACCCAGGAGGCCAAGCAGGTTGCCGGCGGGCTGCGCTGGGAGCAGGACCGCGCCAAGGCGGTGCTCGATTTCGGCTACCAGACCTCGAACAGCTTCCGCGAGAATGTGAACCTCGAGGCTGGGCAGCGCGTCGCGACGATGCTGCTCGAGACCGACGTCGATGGCGGGCCGCGGGTCACCGTTCCGGCGGGCGCGCCGATGAGCAGCGCCAACTTGTCGCTGCGCAACGCCTTCAATCAGAATTTCACCCAGGCCGACGGCTCGCTGCTCCAGGCGCGCGCCGATGGCGATTACGAGCTCGACGGGCTGCTCAGGAAAGTCGAGGTCGGCATCCGCTTCGCCCGCCGCGAGGCCGTCCAGCGCGACGTCCAGTCGACCACGCCGATCCCGTACGGCAATATCGGCACTGGTACCGAGGCGAACGCGCGACTGATCTCGTCGCTGCCGCTGTCGCCGAGCATCATCGGCATCATCGGCGAGCTGCCGCGAGTAAATGGCGGCACCAGCTTTGTCGGGATCGCGCCGTCGTACCTCCGCTCCGAATTCGGCCGCAACGAGCTGCGCCGCCTGCTCGGCCTGCCGTTGCGGCGGCCCGACTGGAACCCGACGCGCCAGTTCGATGCCAAGGAAACGACGCTCGCCTCGTACGTCCAGGGCAATTACGAAGTGCCGCTTGGCACCCTGACGCTCGACGGCGTGGTCGGCGTGCGCGTGATCAAGACCGATCGCGACATCAGCACCTTCCGAAACGTGTCGGGCGCGCTGGTGCCGGTCGACGTCAGCACCTCGGATACCGACGTGCTGCCGACCGCGACGGCGCGGCTCAAATTCCCGGGCGGATTTCAGGCGCGCCTGGCCTATTCGCGCAGCATCCGCCGCCCCGATTTCGGCGACCTCAACCCCACCCAGTCGCTGGCGATCACGGTCAATCCGTTCCAGCTCAGCACCGGATCGGCAGGCAATGCCACGCTGCGCCCGCAGCGTTCGGACAGCATCGACGGCACGCTCGAATATTATTTCAAGAGCGGCTTTGTCGCGGTGACCGGCTATTACCGTCGGATCAAGGACCGCGTCGTCACCGCGTCGAACCAGGAGACGATAGACGGGATCAACTTCCTGATCTCGCGCCCGCGCAACGTCGGCGAGGCCGAATTGAAGGGCATCGAGACCAGCGCGCAATATTTCTTCGATTTCCTGCCGGGCGACCTCGCCGGGCTGGGCATTCTAGGCGCGTTCACGATTGCGGACTCGAAGATCGGCGGCAACGATCTGCTTGCCGGCAATGCGCTCCAGGGCGTCTCGAAATACAACTTCACGATCGGCGGGCTCTACGATCGCGGCAAGCTGAGCGCGCGCGTCGTCTACACCTATCGCTCCAAATATTGGAACGAGGACAATAGCGGCGGCGTCCAGCTGCGCCCGTACGATCCCGATCGCCCGCTGGCCGATCCATATCTGCCGACGCTGCTGAGCTGGATCCGCCCGGCGGGGCGGCTCGACTTCAGCGTCGGGCTCGACGTGACCGATGCGCTGCGCTTCGACATTGGCGGGACCAACGTGCTGCGCAACGAGACCAAGCAGTATCGCGGCGCGTCGTGGCTCAACAGCAAGGTCTATGGCGACGAGACCACCTATACGCTCGGGGCGCGCGTGCGCTTCTGA
- a CDS encoding sulfatase family protein, which yields MKFGTVLRSVIATTSLVTIAQAGAIAQHAGGQARPNLVVFLADDLGNDLTPWGDPNVRAPNLAKLAQDGMVLDRAFVASPACAPSRAALLTGLMPARNGAEANQKAPREDVRKLPSYLQALGYEVVAFGKVSHYKQTGMYGFDHFEHDTFHDPDGVASAIAWLKARKSTKPLVIFVGSNWPHVPWPETTEGYDPAAITLPPKTVDTPVTRDARARYYAAVSKLDKEVGDTLDAVDQVLGKDTFVLFSSDHGAQWPFGKWNLYDTGTRVPTIVRWGGHVKPGTRTKAMVSWVDILPTLVDVAGGKAPAGIDGKSFAPVLRGAAKARAEIYTTHNNDGSINVYPMRSVRTDRWKYIANLHPEYTYTTHIDRWVKRVDSGKYFPSWREAAKGDPAAKAIVDAYYHRPKEELYDLSNDPEEKRNLAADPRQAGVLKSLRAKLAAWRTSQGDNRPVEGTPHFEEGPLYGEPDPNLPSK from the coding sequence ATGAAGTTCGGTACTGTCCTGCGGTCGGTGATCGCCACCACCTCGCTGGTGACGATAGCGCAGGCCGGCGCGATCGCGCAGCATGCGGGAGGCCAGGCACGGCCCAACCTCGTGGTGTTCCTTGCCGACGATCTCGGGAATGACCTGACGCCGTGGGGCGATCCCAATGTCCGCGCGCCCAACCTCGCCAAGCTGGCGCAGGACGGCATGGTGCTCGACCGCGCTTTCGTCGCCTCGCCCGCCTGCGCGCCGAGCCGCGCGGCGTTGCTCACCGGCCTGATGCCCGCGCGCAACGGCGCCGAGGCTAACCAAAAGGCGCCGCGCGAGGACGTCCGGAAGCTGCCCTCCTACCTTCAGGCGCTCGGCTATGAGGTCGTCGCGTTCGGCAAGGTCTCGCACTACAAGCAGACCGGCATGTACGGGTTCGACCATTTCGAGCACGATACCTTTCACGATCCTGATGGCGTCGCGTCGGCGATCGCGTGGCTGAAGGCGCGCAAGAGTACCAAGCCGCTGGTGATCTTCGTCGGCAGCAACTGGCCGCACGTGCCCTGGCCTGAGACCACCGAGGGCTATGATCCTGCCGCGATCACGCTGCCGCCCAAGACCGTCGACACGCCTGTCACCCGCGATGCGCGTGCGCGCTACTACGCCGCGGTCTCCAAGCTCGACAAGGAGGTCGGGGACACGCTCGATGCGGTCGACCAAGTGCTCGGCAAGGATACCTTCGTGCTGTTCTCGTCCGATCACGGCGCGCAATGGCCGTTCGGCAAGTGGAACCTCTACGATACCGGCACGCGCGTGCCGACGATCGTGCGCTGGGGCGGCCATGTGAAGCCCGGCACGCGGACCAAGGCGATGGTGAGCTGGGTCGATATCCTGCCCACCCTGGTCGATGTGGCGGGCGGCAAGGCGCCGGCGGGGATCGACGGCAAGTCCTTCGCGCCCGTGCTGCGCGGCGCTGCCAAGGCGCGCGCGGAAATCTACACCACGCACAACAATGACGGCAGCATCAACGTCTATCCGATGCGCAGCGTCCGCACCGACCGCTGGAAGTACATCGCCAACCTCCACCCCGAATACACCTACACCACGCATATCGATCGATGGGTAAAGCGCGTGGATTCGGGGAAGTACTTCCCGTCGTGGCGCGAGGCCGCGAAGGGCGACCCGGCGGCCAAGGCGATCGTCGATGCCTATTATCATCGACCCAAGGAAGAGTTGTACGACCTCTCCAACGATCCCGAAGAGAAGCGTAACCTCGCCGCCGATCCCAGGCAAGCCGGGGTGCTCAAGTCGCTGCGCGCGAAGCTGGCCGCCTGGCGCACAAGCCAGGGCGACAACCGCCCGGTCGAGGGCACGCCACATTTCGAGGAAGGACCGCTTTACGGGGAACCCGATCCAAACCTGCCGTCCAAATAG